The proteins below come from a single Corynebacterium cystitidis genomic window:
- a CDS encoding PTS glucose transporter subunit IIA translates to MSKITLTDQATDILEGIGGADNIASFTHCATRLRFELRDQSLVDKDRLEANPKVMGAVPQGTNNYQVIIGGDVATVYNEIQRLPEMRNCTAGGGNKSDADIKAEARSKTRGKYSWLDSFFEYLSDSFRPLLGVLLGASLIIAFTAVMEAFGVVDTRADDKAAGWVFIDAMWRSVFYFLPVFVAYNAGKKLNIDAWVPATVIFALMTPNFIDLKDHPDAVATVNEALGTEVYSVDIFGLPLLLNDYGGNVFVPLIMAPVAALVYKGLQKVIPSSVHMVFVPFLTLVIVIPLTAFVIGPFGIWLGNIIGVGLAWLNGNAPFVFAILIPMLYPFLVPLGLHWPLNALMLVNINTLGYDFIQGPMGVWNFACFGATAGVLILSMRDRDPAMRQTAGGALAAGLFGSISEPSLYGIHLRYKKIYPRMLVGCFLGGVTIAVLSAGAGGVTTKAFVFTSLLTTVVFSPIVPYLIAIAVAFFVPLLIIVATDYRTPEEKEEALARARAARETEVEESPVLNDETPAEPAAQSAAPAAPTATTTIAAPISGEFVAMADLEDAAFASGALGEAIGIVPDGGGQSSEAADGGGQSSELADGHGQSSELARMTVVAPVSGTVISVVKTKHAYGLKTDDGVEILVHIGIDTVKMKGEGFTPAVEKKQYVTAGDPLATVDFNAVETAGFDTTVVMTVVNSKSLTAVEATGSGTVVAGDPVISVDK, encoded by the coding sequence ATGTCGAAGATCACACTCACCGACCAGGCAACCGACATCCTGGAAGGTATCGGCGGTGCCGACAATATCGCATCGTTTACCCACTGCGCCACCCGGCTGCGTTTCGAACTGCGCGATCAATCCCTCGTGGATAAGGATCGGCTGGAAGCCAACCCGAAGGTCATGGGCGCTGTGCCCCAAGGCACCAACAATTATCAAGTCATCATCGGCGGCGACGTGGCCACCGTGTACAACGAAATACAAAGACTGCCTGAAATGCGCAACTGCACCGCAGGAGGCGGAAACAAATCCGACGCCGACATCAAAGCAGAGGCGCGCTCAAAGACCCGCGGCAAATACTCGTGGCTGGACAGTTTCTTCGAGTACCTCTCGGATTCCTTCCGCCCACTGTTAGGCGTATTGCTTGGTGCTTCGCTGATCATTGCGTTTACAGCCGTGATGGAGGCGTTCGGTGTCGTCGATACGCGTGCCGACGACAAAGCCGCCGGCTGGGTGTTCATTGATGCAATGTGGCGCTCCGTGTTCTACTTCCTGCCAGTATTCGTGGCGTACAACGCGGGCAAGAAACTCAACATTGACGCGTGGGTACCGGCCACGGTGATCTTTGCGCTGATGACACCGAATTTCATCGACCTGAAAGACCATCCGGACGCCGTCGCCACCGTCAATGAAGCACTAGGTACTGAGGTGTACTCCGTCGACATCTTCGGTCTGCCACTGCTGCTCAATGACTATGGCGGCAACGTGTTCGTCCCGCTGATCATGGCACCTGTGGCCGCCCTGGTGTACAAAGGCCTGCAGAAGGTGATTCCAAGTTCGGTCCACATGGTGTTCGTGCCATTTCTCACGCTGGTGATTGTGATCCCGCTGACCGCGTTTGTGATCGGCCCGTTTGGCATTTGGCTGGGCAATATCATTGGTGTGGGCTTGGCCTGGTTGAATGGTAACGCACCTTTCGTTTTTGCCATCCTGATCCCAATGCTCTACCCATTCCTGGTCCCACTGGGCTTGCACTGGCCACTCAACGCCCTGATGCTAGTAAACATCAACACGCTGGGCTATGACTTCATTCAAGGCCCCATGGGTGTGTGGAATTTCGCTTGCTTCGGCGCCACCGCTGGTGTGCTCATCCTGTCTATGCGTGACCGCGACCCCGCGATGCGCCAGACCGCCGGTGGCGCGCTGGCCGCAGGCCTGTTTGGCAGTATTTCGGAGCCTTCGCTCTACGGTATCCACCTGCGTTATAAGAAGATTTACCCACGCATGCTGGTCGGTTGCTTCCTGGGTGGTGTGACTATCGCCGTATTGTCCGCCGGCGCAGGCGGTGTGACCACCAAGGCGTTCGTGTTCACCTCGCTGCTGACCACGGTTGTGTTCAGCCCGATAGTGCCGTATCTCATCGCGATCGCTGTGGCTTTCTTCGTGCCGCTGCTGATCATCGTCGCCACCGACTACCGCACCCCCGAGGAGAAGGAAGAAGCACTCGCGCGGGCCCGTGCTGCCCGTGAGACCGAGGTTGAGGAATCGCCAGTGCTTAACGACGAAACCCCTGCCGAACCTGCAGCGCAGTCTGCAGCGCCTGCAGCGCCTACTGCAACCACTACGATTGCAGCACCGATTTCGGGCGAGTTCGTCGCTATGGCGGACTTGGAGGATGCTGCATTCGCGTCGGGAGCGCTTGGCGAGGCGATCGGTATTGTTCCGGATGGTGGTGGTCAGTCATCCGAGGCTGCGGATGGTGGTGGTCAGTCATCCGAGCTTGCGGATGGGCATGGTCAGTCATCCGAGCTTGCGAGGATGACTGTCGTCGCCCCGGTGTCCGGCACAGTGATCTCGGTGGTGAAGACGAAGCACGCCTACGGCCTCAAAACGGATGATGGCGTGGAGATTCTGGTGCATATCGGCATCGACACCGTGAAGATGAAGGGTGAAGGTTTCACTCCGGCGGTGGAGAAGAAACAGTACGTCACCGCTGGCGATCCACTTGCAACCGTTGATTTCAACGCAGTAGAAACCGCTGGTTTTGACACTACTGTGGTCATGACCGTGGTTAACTCGAAGAGTTTGACGGCGGTGGAAGCCACAGGTTCCGGCACGGTTGTTGCCGGTGATCCCGTGATCAGCGTGGATAAATAG
- a CDS encoding PRD domain-containing protein, producing MHILRVFNNNVVLAKDVAQHRVASADGEVILTGRGIGFGARTGDVVDLARVQKVFVPADGRDPDHLGEMLAMVPEVAISAIIEALAAIDAPVELREKVTLVTALADHLHGAIERQRFEHDFTYPLEAEVRHLYPVELDLAQRLLAHINQNQSLNSALNLQRPLPDSEAIAFALHFVNAGFTAGDLSHTYAMTGVIQQILSVIGAFYGVELEQSSIAAARFITHMRYLFTRLASGEQLAGLANPLTDQIMATYPRALQCAQQVATIVELRFDADLNDEEIAYLTLHIERLGAQRKEA from the coding sequence ATGCATATTCTGCGCGTGTTCAACAACAATGTGGTGCTGGCGAAAGACGTGGCACAGCACCGTGTGGCTAGCGCCGATGGGGAGGTCATCCTTACTGGGCGTGGCATCGGGTTCGGTGCGCGCACTGGTGATGTGGTTGATCTCGCGCGCGTGCAGAAAGTATTTGTGCCTGCCGACGGCCGCGATCCGGACCATTTGGGCGAGATGCTCGCGATGGTTCCGGAGGTGGCGATCTCCGCGATCATTGAGGCGCTTGCCGCCATCGATGCGCCCGTCGAGCTGCGCGAGAAGGTCACCCTGGTCACAGCTTTGGCGGACCACTTGCATGGTGCGATTGAGCGCCAGCGTTTCGAGCATGATTTCACCTACCCGCTGGAAGCGGAGGTGCGCCACTTGTACCCGGTGGAGCTTGATTTGGCCCAGCGGCTGCTGGCCCATATTAATCAGAACCAGAGCCTGAATTCTGCTTTGAACTTGCAGCGCCCTTTGCCGGATTCTGAGGCGATCGCGTTTGCGTTGCATTTCGTCAACGCTGGTTTTACCGCTGGCGATTTGTCCCATACGTATGCGATGACGGGTGTGATCCAGCAAATCTTGAGCGTGATTGGTGCCTTTTATGGCGTTGAGCTGGAGCAGTCGTCGATAGCTGCGGCCCGTTTTATTACCCACATGCGTTACTTATTCACCAGGTTGGCCAGTGGCGAACAGTTGGCCGGGCTGGCGAATCCTCTGACAGATCAAATCATGGCGACCTATCCGCGCGCGTTGCAGTGCGCCCAGCAGGTGGCCACCATCGTCGAGTTGCGCTTTGATGCGGATCTTAACGACGAAGAGATTGCCTATCTCACCCTCCATATCGAGCGTCTTGGCGCTCAACGAAAGGAAGCGTAA